A genomic segment from Actinoplanes sichuanensis encodes:
- a CDS encoding cation:proton antiporter regulatory subunit gives MTLERIGLPGVGVSHLLTTRDGDRLVIVVRPDGCRDLAIYDPAEPDRVAGAVLLCAEEAHLVADVLHTTVVLDHVGGPALSSGVIPTGAAQAVRIRVPAGSAYADRPLATPHGADVVAVIRGARVLPHPDPALKLQADDVLLAVGSSPALARLHDLLAEPC, from the coding sequence ATGACGCTGGAACGGATCGGTCTGCCCGGAGTCGGCGTGTCCCATCTGCTGACCACCCGGGACGGGGATCGGCTGGTCATCGTGGTGCGCCCGGACGGCTGCCGTGATCTGGCGATCTACGACCCGGCCGAGCCGGATCGGGTGGCCGGTGCGGTGCTGCTGTGCGCCGAGGAGGCGCATCTGGTGGCCGATGTCCTGCACACCACCGTCGTCCTCGATCACGTCGGCGGACCGGCTCTGTCCTCCGGCGTGATCCCCACCGGCGCGGCGCAGGCGGTCCGGATCCGGGTGCCGGCCGGGTCGGCGTATGCGGACCGGCCACTCGCCACACCACACGGCGCCGACGTCGTCGCCGTGATCCGCGGGGCCCGGGTGCTCCCCCACCCGGACCCCGCGCTGAAACTGCAGGCCGACGACGTGCTGCTGGCCGTCGGCAGCTCGCCGGCGCTGGCCCGCTTGCACGACCTGCTGGCCGAGCCGTGCTGA
- a CDS encoding Na+/H+ antiporter subunit A, protein MLILLAVHLVAALLAPVLVRFLGPRAFYLLATAPLAVFGWAVVNRDGEWLHPWVPGLGLSLAFRVDTLSWLLVLLVGGVGALVLVYCARYFAPGTPGLGRFAAVFTGFAGAMLGLVVSDDLLLMYVFWELTTVFSYLLIGHTGTARPNRRAALQALIVTTAGGLAMLVGIVILGQHAGGYRWSQVASALPSGPLLVVAVVLILCGALSKSAIFPVSFWLPAAMAAPTPVSAYLHAAAMVKAGVFLVAGFAPMIATAGGTAASVWQVIAVGLGLVTMLVGGWAALFQNDLKLLLAYGTVSQLGLLTAVLGFGTAGTALAGVVMLLAHALFKSSLFLVVGVIDKTTGTRDLRRLQGLGRRAPVLAVVAVTAAASMAGLPPAIGFVGKEAVFAALLDAGTAGLLTLGGVVAGSILTVAYTTRFLWGAFATKSEPDSVGATAPPGETATGKPAENRAALVPATLPGSGDATVPGKSDTTAPARSDTPVHGEGGTTGLGRGGTTGRAGDGTGREDERAGVASAVTVPSPAGLLLVAPTVLAFAGLLAGSLAGMVEGVLSPYHRGFAGAGSVAHLALWHGPGVPLALSVLVVAGGLVLFRLMPAGKAGPRAGGGVYERVMTAMDRLAVEVTGATQRGSLPFYLAVILIVLIATAGPAMVIGWPEQTAFRVWDTPLHLVPVAVSVVAAVFAVPARRRLTAVILVGVTGYANAGVFLLHGAPDLALTQFLVETVTLVMVVLVLRRLPSHFSQRPGSWRRRIRVGIGVAVGTVMAGVGYLAVSARQAVPVSEAYPEMVVPYGGGHNIVNVILVDIRAWDTMGEVAVLVAVATGVASLIFRRAQRLNRRGPVETPSEPPRDEPVWLMAGHTVEAGRRSTMLEVVTRLLFHIIVLLSVYLLFTGHDTPGGGFTGGLVAGLALIVRYLAGGRYELAAAAPVDAGAVLGAGLLVAVGSGAAALVAGGEVLQSAVLDLHLPLLGDLHLVTSTVFDIGVYLIVVGLVLDVLRSLGAEVDRHAMTGRENTGPRTEHERRPQEELV, encoded by the coding sequence GTGCTGATCCTGCTGGCCGTGCACCTGGTCGCCGCTCTGCTGGCGCCGGTGCTGGTCCGCTTCCTGGGTCCGCGCGCGTTCTACCTGTTGGCGACGGCACCGCTGGCCGTCTTCGGCTGGGCGGTGGTGAATCGCGATGGTGAGTGGCTCCACCCATGGGTGCCCGGCCTCGGGTTGAGCCTGGCGTTCCGGGTCGACACCCTGTCGTGGCTGCTGGTTCTGCTGGTCGGCGGGGTGGGTGCTCTCGTGCTCGTCTACTGCGCCCGCTATTTCGCGCCGGGCACTCCGGGGCTGGGCCGGTTCGCGGCGGTGTTCACCGGGTTCGCCGGAGCGATGCTGGGCCTGGTGGTCAGCGACGACCTGCTGCTCATGTACGTGTTCTGGGAGCTGACGACGGTCTTCTCCTACCTGCTGATCGGACACACCGGGACGGCCCGGCCGAACCGACGGGCCGCACTGCAGGCACTGATCGTCACCACCGCCGGCGGCCTGGCGATGCTGGTCGGCATCGTGATCCTGGGGCAACACGCCGGGGGCTACCGCTGGTCGCAGGTCGCGTCGGCGCTGCCGAGTGGTCCGTTGCTGGTGGTCGCGGTGGTGCTGATCCTGTGCGGGGCGCTGTCCAAATCGGCGATCTTCCCGGTCAGCTTCTGGCTGCCCGCCGCGATGGCGGCGCCGACGCCGGTCAGCGCGTATCTGCACGCGGCAGCAATGGTCAAGGCCGGGGTGTTCCTGGTCGCCGGGTTCGCGCCGATGATCGCCACGGCGGGCGGGACGGCGGCGTCCGTCTGGCAGGTCATCGCCGTCGGTCTGGGCCTGGTCACGATGCTCGTGGGTGGCTGGGCGGCTCTCTTTCAAAACGATCTCAAACTTCTTCTGGCGTACGGCACGGTCAGTCAACTGGGTCTGCTGACGGCGGTCCTCGGTTTCGGGACGGCGGGGACGGCGCTGGCCGGGGTGGTGATGCTGCTCGCGCACGCCCTGTTCAAGTCGTCACTGTTCCTGGTCGTCGGGGTCATCGACAAGACGACCGGCACCCGTGACCTACGTCGTCTTCAGGGTCTGGGGCGCCGCGCACCGGTGCTCGCGGTCGTCGCCGTGACAGCTGCGGCGTCGATGGCGGGCCTGCCGCCGGCGATCGGGTTCGTCGGTAAGGAGGCCGTGTTCGCAGCTCTGCTCGACGCCGGGACGGCCGGCCTGCTGACGCTGGGCGGCGTGGTGGCGGGCTCCATCCTGACCGTGGCCTACACGACCCGGTTCCTGTGGGGCGCCTTCGCCACGAAGAGTGAACCCGACAGCGTCGGGGCCACCGCGCCGCCCGGCGAGACCGCGACAGGGAAGCCCGCCGAAAACCGAGCCGCCCTGGTACCGGCGACCCTGCCGGGCAGCGGCGACGCGACCGTGCCCGGCAAGAGCGACACAACCGCGCCCGCCAGGAGCGACACGCCCGTGCATGGCGAGGGCGGCACGACCGGGCTCGGCAGGGGCGGCACGACCGGGCGTGCGGGTGACGGGACAGGCCGGGAGGACGAGCGGGCGGGCGTGGCGTCAGCGGTGACTGTGCCCTCACCAGCCGGGTTGTTGCTGGTCGCGCCGACCGTGCTGGCGTTCGCCGGACTGTTGGCGGGGAGTCTGGCCGGGATGGTCGAGGGGGTGCTTTCGCCGTACCACCGAGGGTTTGCCGGGGCCGGGAGCGTCGCCCACCTCGCGCTGTGGCACGGGCCCGGTGTGCCGCTCGCCCTGTCCGTGCTGGTCGTCGCCGGTGGGTTGGTGCTGTTCCGGCTGATGCCGGCCGGGAAGGCCGGGCCGCGGGCCGGCGGCGGGGTCTACGAGCGGGTGATGACCGCAATGGATCGGCTCGCGGTCGAGGTCACCGGTGCGACGCAGCGGGGTTCGCTGCCGTTCTATCTGGCGGTGATCCTGATCGTGCTGATCGCGACGGCCGGGCCCGCGATGGTGATCGGCTGGCCTGAGCAGACCGCGTTCCGGGTGTGGGACACGCCGTTGCACCTGGTGCCGGTGGCGGTGTCGGTGGTCGCCGCGGTGTTCGCGGTGCCGGCGCGGCGGCGGCTGACCGCGGTGATCCTCGTCGGCGTGACCGGTTATGCCAACGCGGGTGTGTTCCTGTTGCACGGCGCGCCCGACCTGGCGCTCACGCAGTTCCTGGTGGAGACCGTCACGCTGGTCATGGTGGTGCTGGTGCTGCGGCGGCTGCCGAGTCACTTCTCGCAGCGGCCGGGGTCGTGGCGCCGGCGGATCCGGGTCGGTATCGGTGTCGCGGTGGGCACGGTGATGGCCGGCGTCGGTTATCTCGCGGTGTCGGCGAGGCAGGCCGTGCCGGTGTCGGAGGCCTATCCGGAGATGGTCGTGCCCTACGGCGGCGGCCACAACATCGTCAACGTGATCCTGGTCGACATCCGGGCCTGGGACACGATGGGCGAGGTCGCGGTGCTGGTCGCGGTGGCGACCGGGGTGGCGAGCCTGATCTTCCGGCGGGCTCAGCGGCTGAACCGGCGCGGGCCGGTGGAGACACCGTCCGAGCCGCCGCGTGACGAGCCGGTGTGGCTGATGGCCGGGCACACCGTGGAGGCCGGTCGACGGTCGACGATGCTCGAGGTGGTCACCCGGCTGCTGTTCCACATCATCGTGCTCCTGTCCGTGTATCTGCTGTTCACCGGGCACGACACTCCGGGTGGTGGATTCACCGGAGGACTCGTCGCGGGCCTGGCGCTGATCGTGCGGTATCTGGCCGGCGGACGGTATGAGCTGGCCGCCGCCGCACCCGTCGACGCCGGGGCGGTCCTCGGCGCCGGGCTGCTCGTCGCGGTCGGCAGCGGTGCCGCAGCGCTGGTCGCCGGCGGCGAGGTGCTCCAGAGCGCGGTGCTCGACCTGCATCTGCCGCTGCTCGGTGACCTGCACCTCGTCACGTCGACGGTGTTCGACATCGGCGTCTATCTGATCGTCGTCGGGCTGGTGCTGGACGTGCTGCGGAGTCTCGGCGCGGAGGTGGACCGGCACGCGATGACCGGCCGGGAGAACACCGGGCCACGGACCGAACACGAGAGACGGCCTCAGGAGGAACTGGTATGA
- a CDS encoding Na(+)/H(+) antiporter subunit C codes for MRPSIVLLLAVGVLFAAGTILLLERTLTRVLLGVMLLGNGANLLVLAAAWPGSPPIVGTADPAEMTDPLPQAMILTAIVITLGMTAFLLALAYRSWRLSGHDEVQDDAEDRRVRELAERDEGSDAEDLDTDETETVEVRA; via the coding sequence ATGAGACCGAGCATCGTGCTGTTGCTCGCGGTGGGCGTACTGTTCGCCGCCGGGACGATCCTGCTGCTGGAACGCACCCTGACCCGGGTGCTGCTCGGCGTCATGTTGTTGGGTAACGGCGCCAACCTGCTCGTCCTCGCGGCGGCGTGGCCCGGGTCGCCGCCGATCGTCGGGACCGCCGACCCGGCGGAGATGACCGACCCGCTACCACAGGCGATGATCCTCACCGCCATCGTGATCACACTCGGCATGACGGCGTTCCTACTGGCCCTGGCCTACCGCAGTTGGCGGTTGAGCGGGCACGACGAGGTGCAGGACGACGCCGAGGACCGTCGGGTTCGCGAACTCGCCGAACGTGACGAGGGGTCGGACGCCGAAGATCTGGACACCGACGAGACCGAGACCGTGGAGGTGCGCGCGTGA